Proteins from one Bos taurus isolate L1 Dominette 01449 registration number 42190680 breed Hereford chromosome 7, ARS-UCD2.0, whole genome shotgun sequence genomic window:
- the OR2W3D gene encoding olfactory receptor 2W3, with protein sequence MDVTNESTQGNFILLGFSDRPHLERILFVVILIAYLLTLVGNTTIILVSRLDRYLHTPMYFFLTHLSLLDLSFTTSSIPQLLYNLNGHDKTISYTGCAIQLFLFLGLGGVECLLLAVMAYDRFVAVCKPLHYMVIMNPQLCLGLVSLAWGCGVANSLIMSPMTLWLPRCGYQKVDHFLCEMPALIRMACVNTAAVEGIAFILAIGIVLSPLVFILISYGYIVRAVLSIQSSSGRHKAFNTCGSHLTVVSLFYGNIIYMYMQPGASSSKDQGKFLTLFYNIVTPLLNPLIYTLRNKEVKGALRRLTLVNLSLGRNYNKRQC encoded by the coding sequence ATGGATGTAACCAATGAAAGCACCCAGGGAAATTTCATCCTTTTGGGATTTTCTGATCGGCCTCATCTGGAGAGAATCCTCTTTGTGGTTATCTTGATTGCGTATCTCCTGACGCTTGTGGGCAACACCACCATCATCCTGGTGTCTCGGCTGGATCGTTACCTCCACactcccatgtacttcttccttacCCACCTCTCCCTCCTGGACCTTAGTTTCACCACCAGCTCCATCCCTCAGCTTCTGTATAACCTAAATGGACATGACAAGACCATCAGCTACACAGGCTGTGCCATCCAGCTCTTCCTATTCCTGGGTCTGGGTGGTGTGGAATGTCTACTCCTGGCAGTCATGGCATATGACCGGTTTGTTGCAGTCTGCAAGCCCCTGCACTACATGGTGATCATGAATCCCCAGTTATGCTTGGGTTTAGTGTCCCTTGCTTGGGGCTGTGGGGTGGCCAACTCTTTGATCATGTCTCCAATGACCCTGTGGCTACCCCGCTGTGGGTACCAGAAGGTAGACCACTTCCTGTGTGAGATGCCTGCCCTAATTCGGATGGCCTGTGTCAATACAGCTGCCGTTGAAGGCATTGCCTTTATTCTTGCAATAGGTATTGTGCTGTCGCCCTTAGTGTTTATCCTGATCTCCTATGGCTACATTGTGAGGGCTGTATTAAGTATTCAGTCATCCTCTGGGAGGCACAAAGCCTTCAACACCTGTGGCTCCCATCTCACAGTGGTCTCACTTTTCTATGGAAATATTATTTACATGTACATGCAACCAGGAGCCAGCTCCTCCAAGGACCAAGGCAAGTTCCTCACCCTCTTCTACAACATTGTCACCCCGCTCCTGAATCCTCTGATCTACACCCTCAGAAACAAAGAGGTGAAGGGGGCATTGAGAAGATTGACTTTGGTAAATCTCAGTTTAGgaagaaattataataaaagacAATGTTAG
- the OR2AO1 gene encoding olfactory receptor 2L8: protein MEIWNNRTTGTDFVLLGLFHCILIPKLLFTFIFLVFLVALIVNIMMVILIWLNSHLHTPMYFLLSQLSLMDLLYISTFVPKIAIDFLSGRNNISYTNCGIQLFLFMTLVGAECLLLAVMAYDRYVAICHPLHYSILMCPTVCIFMVAGTWLGALINAFVHVVYVLNLPFCGSREIHHFFCEIPALLKLVCADTSLYENGLFISGVIFLLFPISAIVASYGQIFSTVLRLELNMGMRKALSTCSSHMIVVILFYGTAIIKYFLPKAYHTAEQDKVVSVFYTILTPMLNPLIYSLRNKEMSGALRKVLRRKITKLISIENRRRKN from the coding sequence ATGGAGATATGGAACAATAGGACCACTGGAACTGACTTTGTTCTCCTGGGGCTATTTCACTGCATCTTGATCCCCAAGCtactttttactttcatctttCTAGTTTTTCTTGTGGCCCTTATTGTCAATATTATGATGGTGATACTCATTTGGTTGAATTCTCATCTCCATACTCCTATGTACTTTCTTCTCAGTCAACTTTCCTTGATGGACCTCTTGTATATCTCTACTTTTGTTCCCAAGATAGCCATTGACTTTTTGTCTGGACGAAACAACATTTCCTATACTAACTGTGGAATCCAGCTCTTCCTCTTCATGACTCTGGTGGGAGCAGAGTGCCTTCTCCTGGCAGTCATGGCTTATGATCGCTATGTGGCCATATGCCATCCCCTTCACTACTCAATTCTCATGTGCCCTACAGTTTGCATTTTCATGGTGGCTGGCACTTGGCTGGGTGCACTTATCAATGCCTTCGTCCATGTTGTCTATGTTCTGAATCTTCCTTTTTGTGGCTCCAGAGAAATCCATCATTTCTTTTGTGAGATCCCAGCTCTCCTGAAACTTGTTTGTGCTGACACTTCTCTTTATGAAAATGGTCTTTTTATCAGTGGTGTTATATTTCTCCTCTTTCCAATATCTGCCATCGTGGCCTCATATGGGCAGATTTTCTCCACTGTTTTAAGATTAGAATTAAACATGGGGATGAGGAAGGCTTTGTCAACTTGTTCTTCCCATATGATTGTGGTGATTCTCTTCTATGGAACTGCCatcatcaaatattttctccccaaagCCTATCACACTGCTGAGCAGGACAAAGTGGTCTCTGTCTTCTATACCATCCTCACTCCCATGCTCAATCCCCTCATCTACAGCCTGAGAAACAAAGAGATGTCTGGAGCCCTCAGGAAAGtattgagaagaaaaataaccAAGTTGATATCTATTGAGAACAGGAGAAGAAAGAACTGA